Below is a genomic region from Triticum dicoccoides isolate Atlit2015 ecotype Zavitan chromosome 5A, WEW_v2.0, whole genome shotgun sequence.
CTGCTAAGAGGACGTTTGTGAAATTGTCAGGCTACTTCACGTACACACATATTTTTAGCTGTCATATGAGTCGATTATATTACACCATGTAGCTAATTATTCAGTGTGGAGAAGTTATTTGATTTTGGACAATCTTATCAGTCGCACAAGATTAGTTTTTAGTGTAAAAAGTGTAAGAATCAATAAAAGAAAAAGTCTCAATCCTTGCACTGAAAGAAGTCTTATGTAAGAAACCGTTTTGGAATACATTCCTTCAGTAAGACAAATTTGGGACACACAGTGCAATTCTTGTACAAACCAAAATTTGTTCTTGCATGACAATCACAATATTTTACTCGGGATGACATTCTTCCCGGACATGATCATCTTGTAGATATTCACACTGCTTTAGCTTATCCATCTTTGAGTTCCCGAGATAAATGGCTGGAAATTCTCATCATGTTTTTAAGTTGAACTCAAGTTAGTCTGTTTTGACTTGAACTCATGTTTCCAATGCATCACATTTCTACAAAATCAATGCCACTCACTATCCTCCTGTACATGAAGCTAACTAAAACCAAGCTTCTGCATCCAACCAGCCATAAGAGTGGTATGAGAGATGGATTTTTTTTTGTTACAGTTTTCAGCATTCTACTATGGAGGCTATTTGATTTTGTGAAGCTGCAACAATGAACTTCAATATATAGTGCAACAAACTATCGTTGAATTATTTAGGGCATGTCTGGTTGGCATCCATAGTTGGCCACACTTTTCTGCCATAATTGTGGCAAGCGTTTGGTTGTAGCCACAGTTGTAGCTTGCCACATTTCATTAATCACATACCCCACTTGTCATAGTCTTAGTTGCTAGTTAACTTTTGTCACAAGTGTGCAGGGAAACTAAACATGCCCTTGCCGTGTGACTACGATAAATGATGAAAATTAAcatatgagtagggattgccatgcaacggatgcactagagctataagtgtatgaaagctcaaactgaaactaagtgggtgtgcatccaacttgcttgctcatgaagacctcaggcatttgaggaagcccatcatcggaatatacaagccaagttctataatggaaattcCCACTTGTGTATGCCTTTGCTTGAATGCCATCAGCCCTGTTGGGCCAGCTAAGCTGAGTTCTTGCCGGTATCTATTTTCAGCGGTGACCACAGTTTAGCTACTCGTCATTTGCTAGAATGGTGAGTTGTTCCATGTAGTGATGCATGTAATGTTTGTGTCTATCATAAAGCAATGCAAacattagtactccctctgtaaacaaatataagacattttaggtCACTAAGTATTTGTTTACAGAGGTAGTAGTAAGCAAACGACCTTGCCAACCAAATTTCACAACATAGATAGAGCTTGAGTTGGCATAAGCACGTGTCCACTAGACAAAACTGCGGTTTCAGTGTCTTGCCTGTGATTTCCTATTCTTGTAAGAAATTGATGAAAAGCACACAAGTTCTCCATCTGTCCAAAATTTTACCAAGCAATATATGCAATGTATATATCAGTGCAGAGACTATCAGTTTCACAACAACAAAAAATCAGTGGAGAGGATTCTCCAACATCCACCCACAGTTTTTATTTTCTGCTCTTTGTCCATCTGTTTTCGCACAAATAGATTTAGCTTTCATTCTGTTACTCATGCTGGTGTAATCACTTTCTAATTTCTTTTCTCTGTGGGCGAAATTCTGTAAGCACTAATCTATTGTTATATCCCATTGCATTCCTACAGAAAAATAGACATATCAGTTGTGCGTTACAACGTAATTAAGTTTGGCACTGTAATGAACAAGCATAGTGGAAAACAGATAAACAATGACAGTAAAGGCAAGAATTCATGCAACCAAGAAAGAAGTCTGATATACTGGAATACAGTAACATTTGGCGAAATGGCCTTTCTTTAGAAAACTAAGATAGGTGCTCACCTCACGCCTGTGTGGAATTCGTATTTCCTGTCCCTGACACTGCACCTGACAAATCCTCTTTGTGTTCTTGGAAGATGTCTAGTTGTGCTTCCGAAGCAACATCCAATCTCACTGCATCAACCATGTTAGCCCCCACTTCACTGATAATCCCACCTTGTTGTTCAGGGTCTATATCCATGATTGACACTGCCCCCTCTTGTTCAATCACAACCCTATCATTAAAATTAGGGTCTTACTCGCATGTTTTCGCATCATAGGTAATGATAACTAATGCTATAAATGTGATATGCACGGTCGAACAGATATAAAGTTTGGAGCATGCTGAACAAACTCTATATTTACATTCAAGCAAAGGCATACACATATGTTAATTTTCAGAAAAGTAAAGCATGATAGCAATACTCCAAGTCCAAGGCAGACAACAAGattgaagaagatgaagagaatggcAGGTGAATTGTTACCTTACTGATCCCATCAGATTGACACTGCGAACTTTGCTACAGCCTAAGTCAATGATCCTCACAAGCCTGGAGAATATGAAGCGGTCACTTGAAAGAGAAAGGAGAAGCAAACGGTAACTACTAGAGCAACAACGATGGCATGAACTTTGGTGCTAAGTTACCTAAAATTAGCGGAGCTGAACAAATGAAGAGTGCCATCTTTTAAGCCTATAGTTAGATATGGATGATCAGGAAGAAGACATAGAACTGAAAGAACCGGAGCCATGAGAGCTCTTATTGTATAGACACACACCCTGTTCTCTAGGTCCCATATCTGAATTGACAAAATCAAGCAGCAATGTTATGCATATCAGATATATAAAACAGAATACATCTTTTAGAATGCAAGCATCATACCCTGGCGGTCAAGTCATCTGAGCCAGAAATCAGATACTGTTGATCAGCATGTGCGAAGAAATCAAGGCAGTTCACTTGAGCCAAATGCCCAAACAGAGTGTAGCTAGATTTTGGGGAGTCAAGGTTCCAAACCTGGACACCAAGCGTGCATAATATCAAGTTCGCAATCAAGGTCTAATATTAAAACTAGTGTTTCATTGCGTATTATGTTTTGGTTAGTGCAAAGGAAAAGGAAGCATGCCTTTACTGTCTGATCTTCGGACGCGCTAGCAAAACAGTTGGCATCCTTTGGGTTGAAGGTGATCTGTCGGACAGTTCCAGAGTGTTCATCGTCGAAAGTTCGTGTGCACTGCCAGCCCTCTTCCCAGTTCCAAAGCCTAATCGGGCTTTCATAAGCTGAGGACAGCACATATGGCTGGGTTGGATGGATGGTCATTGCTGTGACACTGGAAGAACCAGCTCTGAAACTCGTGATCTGTTGTACTATCTCTGTTCCGTAGGTGCACACATGGATGAAGCCATCGTCTGCACCAGCCAGAAACCATTGCTTCCGTGCGATAAATTTAAGGAATCTAACTGTCGCTGATAGCCCTGAAATTTGATTAATGTGCCACTATTACCATGGCAGTGCATGAAGAAAAAAATATGGTTAACAGAGGAGTAAGTAAGCTGGAAACATGCCTCTTGTTCCATTCTGGTAGACATGAAAAGAATAGAGGGCCTTCTTTTCCTGTCGATACATGTACAATACAATACAAACGATTTTGTTAGTCCGACGCAATCCAAAACAGGCCTACACACATTTTCATGTTCACTTTCAGGAGGAAAGAAAAGATACACATATACAAGGAGAAAAAGACGGTCATAAATGACGGCCATGGCCAAATATAAATAGAAGCACATGCTAGTAACTATACCAACAGAACTTGCCTGAGAGACAAGATCCCACATGTGAACATCTCCAAAAAACTTGCATGTTAAGATCCTGCAAGGCCATAAGAAATTTATCGTACGATAACAAATTCACCTGATCAAAAGATTATTTCAATGCCCAGATTGTGTTATGTGGTATATATGCACTCACCATGTCTCTGTTGGATGTGCATCTAGGCACACCAGCCTATTGCCGAATCCAAGTGCATCAACTTTCTTCGTGGCTGATATGATCTGATCATACATCGTATGTAGTTCCATGTAAAACCAATGACAAACTGATTGCATTGGATAGGCAAGACTGTCTTACTTTATTCTTTTGGCCCAACCACTTTGTTTCGAAACGTACATGTTAGGAAAAGAACATCTGGGAACTAACCTCGCGTGTCACCTCTTCTTGTGCATAAAAACCAGCTTTCAGTGTCAATTCATGCACCACATTCCCCATCTCTTTTAATTCCTCAAATAGATCAACACACTCAGTCTCGTTTTCGAATGGGACGATGAACTTGTCCCCCGATATACTGCTCTGCAGAAGCAGATCCAAGCTTGTGTCATCTCCTTGATCTGGCCACTCTTTTGTTGTCACGACTAGAGTGTACGTGGACCTGGAAGCTATAAATCCATAAATCGGCACATTTGATAAAAGTGAATCTTCTTCTTCCCCGAACGAGTGGCTCTTATTCTTCTGTACAAGCCTAAATGCCACGCGCTCATATGTGTGGTTTGTTAGGTCCAGTGAGCACGTGGTTGACTTGTGTGGTTGCAAGGGGAAGCGGAGGTCAGACGGGTGCACTTCAAGTAGCCCACTGTTGTCGATCAACTGGACAAGAATAATTTATTTATGTGGTTAACGAATCGATGACAGATCAGCATTTTTTAAAGAATTTATTGACAAAACAAGTTGGATAAAAACTATGTGCTATTAAGTGTTTCCAGATTAAAATGAAGCATATAGAGATGACATTGTCTGTTTCATTAATGTGCTCACCTGAGTAGATTTGTCAGCTCTTATCTGTGGTACACTGTGATGACTTGATTCTTCCTGATTATTTACATTGCCGACATCCACCATTGCTACCGTCTCTCCTCTTCCAAACACAAACCTAACAGATAAAGTTGCCATGTTTCCCAAGTTTATCATAATGGAATTAGGAAGTGAAAATAATATAAGAAGcaggaaaaatataaaaaaggtCAAGGGATAGGCTCATGGTTTAGTGCTGAGAGTGAGGATGGTTCTAATTTTTTTTTTGGAACCATGTAGATATACAATACCAAAGATCAACATGGCAAGCTGAGTATAAGCAAATGAATTAAAGACAGCTTGTTCCCTCACCGAGTCGTGCTGTTGTGCACCCGAATTTTCCTAGTATTTATCGGAATTAACACTCACATTTGTGGAGGATAACATTTGTATGTCCATTTTACACTTTTAAAAATATACACAGTAAACGCTCCAAAACAAATAATCTTTCTAAGCATTTCTCCATGACGGTAATAATAAGAATAATAGCCGGAAAAGTATTCATTACCCTTTTGACTTCATCGAACATGCGAGACCCCAAACATGTTCACTTACGGGGCTGCTAAAAATATTGTATATCCATCCAAAACCCCAAGCAGGGGGTTCAATTACAGGAGGGTTAATGATCCTCTCAAGCCTGGGATTGTAGAAATTTAGTACTGCAATCCATGAAAATAACAGCAATTAAAAACATGTGCACATGTTGCACAAGAACCAATTACCTGAAATTAGTTGAACTCCACAAATAAACAGTGCCATCTTCTAAACCTGTAATTAGAACCTGAAGATTGGGATGAAACATGACAGACATAACCGGAGACATGGAAGCGTGTAGTGTATGAGTACACATATTGCTGTGCATGTCCCATATCTGATTTGCCAAAACAAAGGGTGGATCATAAGAAATGTTATACGCATACTGTATTAGCAAAAAAATCAATAGAAATGGCAAACCTTCGCGCTACAATCACTAGAGCCAGTAATCAAATACTGCTGATTGTCATGTGTGAAGAAATCAAGGCAGTTAACTCTGTCCCAGTGCCCAGAGAGTGTGTATTTACATTGAGGAGAATCAAAATCCCAAACCTGGACCAAACATTGGATTTCACAATGAAGGTCTAGTAAAAACACATATTTATGTAATGTCAAACTTTAGTTGAAATAAAATAGGAAACTCATACATCTATCATGCGATTGGCTGAGGCAGTGACAAAACTGTTGGTGTTTTTTGGGTCAAACATGACTTGGCAAATTTAACCCAAGTGTTTGCACTTGAATGTTTGTGTGCACTCCCAGGCTTTGTCCCAATCCCAAAGCTTCATTTCATCAGAACTCCATGACATCAAGTACGGTTTGCTTGGATGAACGGCCAGTGATGTCATTTTTccagcatgagctgtgaaacttggGACTTGCTGCCGTTTAGTTTCGTAATTGTAGATGTGAATAAAGCCATCTTCGGCTCCAGCCACAAACCATTGTTTTCGTACGATAAATTTAACCAAAACAACTGCAGACAGAGTCATCATCTTTTTATTTGTAATACAGTATATATGGCGCGGCTGAAGAACTTAACaagaaagaattaaaaaaatagaaCTCAAATTGCATGCCTTTGTCGGTGGAGACTTTAAACGAATCTACTTTCCTCTGCGAGCAAAGGCAAAGTACTTTGTTAGTCAATGCAGAAGAAAAACCTATGTGGGTATTATGAGATTTGGGATGGGGATGGTGCAGTTGAATCCGGATGACCTTGATGCGAGTTCCCTATGTAACGCAGCAGTTGTTATTGATTCGGTAATCACGATCTTACGTAGTATGTTTCTGTATTATTAGATTTATTTGTTTCGGGGAATCCTAAAGCCAAAGTGAATTCACTACTCCGACGACACTGCTGATGTAGACAATTTGAGCCCCCAAATTGGGTAGTAGCCTTACATGGTATGTATTGTCATTAGCCCTACATATGGTACTTTAGTATAGATGTAGCATAAGTCTGTTGATAAGAAATATAGTGCTTTTAGTCCTTATATTTTTGCACTGTAAGCATGTATCACTTGCCTGTGTTTGACCGTCCCAAATGCAAACATATCCCCGTGTATGGCCTGTTATTATCCTGCAACACTCGAATGAAATCAGAAGACACCCACAAGTAATATCCCTTATATATGCATAGTACGAGAAGCTTTCATAGCTCAGTTGGTTAGAGCACCCGTTTAGTAAGCGGGAGGTCTTGAgttcaactctcaatgaaagcatccctTTTTATTATTTATCCTTCTCAAAAAGAAACATTTTTTGTCGATTACCTAAATTATGTATAGTTTTTTCACCCCAATTATATGTATTTGTTAATTTGGTATTCAAGAATTTTTGGCGACGAAAAATATAATATATAATCCGTGTTGCGTGACACAGATTTTCATTTAATAATATCCAAAAACGAAGATGTAGCAAAAAGACCACAGCTCAAGGACTGTACGGTGGgtagaggtaaggtagaatgggtgttcgcatgaaaaatggttaaggactcaaagcatagaacatagCTCAatacggcttccagcctttctcacAAACCGACTATCGGATAGTCGGATTGCCGTCTTCTACccaacttgctcaaaaactcttaaaaacgGCCAAGTACTTGTTTTCCcatagtagccaagcacttgatccagcaacagtccgcaaagcggctgtccgattggcaaggcaggcaactaagagaaaacggcaaaggaaaaagccaaaagagtaatgagcaagaaaagatagaacttagataaatatatttacataacatagtcccttggccgaattttcgagtagaggttcaaaatacaccccgcgggtggaattgtgcgaattaacaagttcttcaaagactactgaagcagacaaaacaaagatacagcgacagcttaggaagcagcagacggactCGGAGGGTCGGAGAAGGCGCCAGCGCCAGGCGTCGGGGCGGCAggccggctagtctcggcttgatcgcctccggcggcagtagggtcggtcgcacgcggctcgttgctggaggcacggtcgagctgaggctggccgtctgctccgtcttctggtgcctccgcctcgcctccgtcctccgcctcgccctcttcctcgacgctggagccaatcacctccgccgagtcctcgccgtagtctgggttcatcccaaaccacaccggcggtacctcctcgccatcTTCAGACCGcttggggacgaagatgctggtgtcggtgtactcggcgatcgccgcagtacgcttgacgagggcatcttccgcggccgccagctccggctgggcctccgaccgaagcgtggccagccggtctaggtccagccccggataccatgccttgacgaactccaaggcccgacgcgctccagctcgggccgaagatcccttccaggcctcaagacgaccagccacgacctccagccagtcagccGCCAggttgggggtgcgcggagcctgcatatccggccacagggtggcaatcgcctgggcaccgacacgctgaagtcggcgcagcatccggtgggccggccgaaggtgagcctcgatgctcaggatgtgctcgtcaagagttcggggggcatcggcggcaatctctgcgccctccgcccttcgaccttcacggtcagcctcgatggcttggatggcggcctgcgactgcccagggaagaagtctgcaaagacgcgaagaaacgaagaagcaagtcaaaaaccaggagtcggcacgacttaagtcggcagctcgaagaaagaaaataaagaaactcaccatcaatgatgtcttcaatctcgtggaagccgaaggacagcagcgcctccttgtcagaccaggaggagcgctcgctcgcgaactcggccaggagggcggtttctgtctcctccgcctccctttgcgtcttcacaagcagctccttctgctctgccaattgagtggccagcagatcgtgcTCCGTggcaagcttgctgcactcctcctctttggcgcgcaaagcggagttggcgtcgctcagctgctgttgaagagtagcgttggcccctgagaagaagaaagaaagaaggcgtcaagtcatcagtaaagaaggtcgccggggagatccagcccgactgctcagcagtcggcccgaatctcggggactacaacccacgggtgcgccagcgcacccccgcgaaGAAGGAAAAGGACTTACTTCGGCTCTCCGACAGATCGGCGGTCCGATTGCCCAGCTCTTtgacgttacggttgaaggcagtgacgtggaggttgtggtaatcctgcgacgaacgtttcagacaaaaagttagcacccaaagttcatcaattggagtttcgGGCTgtctgctcagcagccagcccgaaactcggggactacacccagtggatgcgctagcgcgcccccacagagaggaacaaggaaaacaaaggccaaaaggaaaaacatacacggacggctgcccgcgacgccaggtacgccttggtgcaattctAGAGAGCGTCGCCCTCGGCACGAAGCTTCACCTGGACGTCCCGAAGCGCCTGGTTCAACGGccatgtgccgcctcctcgcacccacccaataggCGCGGCGCTCgttgcctcggcgtctgggatcgccgagctggcggcgccggcttccagggggtggggtgccgaagtcgccttctccagacggcggcgcgttggcgagccgacttgaaggagtagcctcgccacggcctcgtcttcggtcggcggcaccggagggcccgccggctgctcgccctgcgcaccttcagacggcgacggaggcggcggcggaacgttcaCATCCAGCATAGAGGGGTCGCCGCCCTCCCCTCCCCCATGacggggttctccccgccggcttcctcagtctgccccgtgaactccgaaggcggcggcgcagagttcaacggggtAACGAGAACCGCCGACTGGTGGCATGCGGCTTCCTCGGCCTGCCGCTTCGCCGCGGTGGCGGCTTCGGTctccgccagttttttcttggcggaggcctccgccttctccaggtggagggcctcttcttcattgcgcttctcctgcgcattccgctccgtcacctcccggaggtcagcagcggggtcaatccgctgagtggtggcggacgtctccgctgaccccatgacggaggcggcggtgaccctctcaagaaagaggggagccctgaagcaagcggggcaagcagagacttagacaaagtcacaaagaaaggataaaactttgaagacagaatacttacgcggagaacaatggcggcttcttcacttccttacggaagcgaatggccttcgcggccgcctcgtcccgccgggtcaccgcagccgaacccttgggcttcttcggccgactgccgaacaaggtcggcacagcCCTGCGCTTCTTTCCGCCGTCCGGAGCGCCCGGCGTGACAGAAGAGCCCGTgctaggctggctggctcctggccgatggtgaGGGGCGACTTGTCCCTCGGCGTCATCGTCAGgacagtcggcgaaagtggccgagggcctgaagtcgcctgctgttcctcctcctccctcggcatcatcttccagagccgccgcccccagatcggggtcgtcgacgtcgctctccgcccggtcggcaaggaactcgcgggccggccccgaggtgccggttggtgggtggaggaggggattctaaccaaagccgactggtcaaaataaaactcggcaagaagaagacaatccaaagaaagaaaagaaaggcgactcaccacgggcggggggttggcgcgggagtacgactccttgccgaaccgccagtcctccaggagcctgctgtccgagaggtagttcaccatgaaggccacctcttcgtgaggcatgtccttggtgcacatccgactcgggccgcggtgcccgctcatctggcatatcatatgggggcggccttggagtgggagaactcggtgcGAAACAAAGGCGGCTAGCAGGTCcagaccagtcagaccctccgactgcgtcagcactcggagtcgcgtgatggcgccggctcccacaggcgtcagcgacttggcccggtacgaccagttgggcagtcgcccagctggcgggccggcttcgaaagccggcaggttgacccaatccCCCCTCGTGGAGGCGTTCTTAATGTAGAAGTAGGatatctgccacatcttcaccgagttgatcagcgagatggaggggaagggattgtcggcccccgacctacgcacgacgatgaaagcgccgcactgagccggcacgcccgcagcctgggtgccgagcttggagaagaaaaactcccccagagctcgagggtggggaggactccgaggaagccttcgcacatggacacgaaggcggacagcagcaccactgcgttgggggtgaggtggtgcggctggaggccgtagaactccaggaaagaCTGGAAGAAACAGCTCGCCcgcagccccaacccgcgcaggcagtgcgagcggaagataacccgctcgccctcctgcggcgcgggggaaatctcccccttcggtgcaagacgcacctgcacgcgatcctcgtcGGGGAGGCGacgagtccggcggaggaactcgatgtggtcttcatgaacttcggagccgacccaggtgccggagcgcactggggaaggcgcggcggcggaggaagaactcatcgcgagctgtcgccgcagcgttcgccggagcttgggcgcgcggtggagcgaagaagagaagaggaaggaggagagcgaggagcagcaagAAGGAAGAGAATGAGGAGTAGTGGGaaagaggggcgcgcgtgcccccctcttccccctacttatagcctcgtgggctgtgaagccgagggggcggacgtggggatttactgcgcccacgaccccacgacccccacgatccatgataaagttactgcgcgcagtaactccacgggaatcccaaccgtccaccggggccgcagcggatccgctcgggcgccgaggcgcggtagtggcgggccccgcctgtgggcctgtcccgtcgcgcgcgtaggctggcaggacggcctagccacgtgccctcgcgtgacaggcctagaacgggcggcggcctggaggcttagctagcacgccacttaaatcCCGCCGTGACGTTTGAATACTGAGCGAGTCCGAATTAAGTGAGTCCGAGTTGaacaagtccgactccttctagtcggcccgacAGAAGACAAttaaagaccatgtgttgagcacccggaaagaaaaactgctgaggcttctcggccgatcgtccgcggcgccttaccagcttcggggactactgtcggagtaatgggccacgggtaggccaacccgagtcctagaacctttcaagacatcggggcaggctgcgcccctcaagaccccaggacaaagagccgcctcctgaggagtcgacggcagggcggccgactgcctactcacggccgagtccccgggacgacttccagagaagtcggctttggggagtcggcctgcgactccaacaaaccccatgacctcatcaaaggggacgaggcagCGGCGTGGCTGCAGcgaagcccacccccgcccctcaccaagggcaagcatggccacagcacgccgtaccccggaagatctccgtgcggcgtggcactgttgccatgccggccctgacatcagcgctgcagggccgaatcctgcacccacgatggcttgtctatgcggcctggaggcagcaggcctcaccagtcagtgagacctcgggGGATGGCAGGacaaccaccagtcggacccgtcgggagtcggcccgggggagtcggccgagccctcccccggggcccacgcgccactaATCAAGAcgtgatggggagtggcaacagtgatcgtccgccaggcggcggggctgttgccacgaccccatgatcaagcccgcgtcatcagaagcacggctacaataatcagcagccggcaagacccgcccgcggcggacgcggcctgtcggctccgtaccaggccagtcagcagggcccgctagtcggcgggccccagcggtaggcagagaagacggaggccagaggcattGACGGCTGGgttcgcgtccagccggattaccattgtacccctggggggtaggcctatataaaccccccagggcacccatgcaaagggttggaacccattagctctagaccagatcatatagaagggagagagctagccttgccctctcctaccaccagaaaacagctcaaggagcaaccgtgtaaacactttgtcatagtgatcatgcggagaccccacagagcagcagtaggggtattatctccccggagagccccgaagctgggtaagattcgccggcgtgcatgtctccgcctcatcccatttccaggcaccggcg
It encodes:
- the LOC119302956 gene encoding uncharacterized protein LOC119302956; protein product: MFDPKNTNSFVTASANRMIDVWDFDSPQCKYTLSGHWDRVNCLDFFTHDNQQYLITGSSDCSAKIWDMHSNMCTHTLHASMSPVMSVMFHPNLQVLITGLEDGTVYLWSSTNFRLERIINPPVIEPPAWGFGWIYNIFSSPVSEHVWGLACSMKSKGFVFGRGETVAMVDVGNVNNQEESSHHSVPQIRADKSTQLIDNSGLLEVHPSDLRFPLQPHKSTTCSLDLTNHTYERVAFRLVQKNKSHSFGEEEDSLLSNVPIYGFIASRSTYTLVVTTKEWPDQGDDTSLDLLLQSSISGDKFIVPFENETECVDLFEELKEMGNVVHELTLKAGFYAQEEVTREIISATKKVDALGFGNRLVCLDAHPTETWILTCKFFGDVHMWDLVSQEKKALYSFHVYQNGTRGLSATVRFLKFIARKQWFLAGADDGFIHVCTYGTEIVQQITSFRAGSSSVTAMTIHPTQPYVLSSAYESPIRLWNWEEGWQCTRTFDDEHSGTVRQITFNPKDANCFASASEDQTVKVWNLDSPKSSYTLFGHLAQVNCLDFFAHADQQYLISGSDDLTARIWDLENRVCVYTIRALMAPVLSVLCLLPDHPYLTIGLKDGTLHLFSSANFRLVRIIDLGCSKVRSVNLMGSVRVVIEQEGAVSIMDIDPEQQGGIISEVGANMVDAVRLDVASEAQLDIFQEHKEDLSGAVSGTGNTNSTQA